The Nitrospira sp. genome window below encodes:
- a CDS encoding HIT family protein, which yields MNDPQCKACSGTWPRADHFIADLGLTRAYLHDDQFFSGWTVLVFCRHATELFHLAPTERMQLIEEVTLVAKVLNQVYEPRKINYELLGNQLPHIHWHLIPRLANDPTPLEPVWRVPHEPVLRSGPDLQHTVQRLQEALQKAC from the coding sequence ATGAATGATCCCCAATGCAAAGCCTGTTCTGGCACCTGGCCGAGAGCCGACCACTTCATCGCCGACCTCGGGCTGACCCGGGCCTATCTCCATGACGATCAATTCTTTTCCGGCTGGACCGTACTGGTCTTTTGCCGGCATGCAACCGAGCTCTTTCACCTGGCACCGACCGAGCGGATGCAGTTGATAGAAGAAGTGACCCTGGTTGCCAAAGTCCTGAACCAGGTCTACGAACCACGAAAAATCAACTACGAATTGCTGGGCAACCAGCTCCCACACATTCACTGGCATCTCATCCCCCGCCTCGCGAATGATCCTACCCCGCTCGAACCGGTGTGGCGGGTGCCGCATGAGCCGGTGCTTCGATCAGGTCCCGACCTCCAGCACACAGTCCAACGCCTGCAAGAGGCCCTTCAGAAGGCCTGTTAA
- a CDS encoding tetratricopeptide repeat protein, producing the protein MTLLGELRNAVRLSPGNASARLNLAQGLSRIGDLDAALDECRAAIALDPKNAFAHLQLGVTLMAKQEGRAAATALMDALLLDPTLTQAHYNLGSVHYSLGHLPAAIQSYRRALELQPNFPDARYRLALVLKLTNRHQEAAQFMEEAAAGGIPQAQFFTGNAYRNGQGVEKNPARAISWWTRAVEFGHPRAAESLSQLRRQALSPEQPERRRKDALDAFRQYRDSLWTDYPNAARHDPNDSLGIALLKTSESPDSVTVLLHEALALSEPAQAELARLYETGLDGRLTPFDPRILACFETTAADGFLPAKKALARIYGIGLGVSADAQKAKALLKGLPKQDAKLILDEIAGR; encoded by the coding sequence GTGACCCTCCTCGGGGAATTGCGCAACGCCGTCCGTCTCTCGCCCGGTAACGCGAGCGCCCGGCTGAACCTGGCGCAAGGGCTCTCCCGCATCGGCGACCTGGATGCCGCGCTCGACGAATGCCGTGCCGCCATCGCACTGGATCCGAAGAACGCCTTCGCCCATCTGCAACTCGGCGTCACGTTGATGGCCAAACAGGAGGGACGCGCCGCCGCCACCGCCTTGATGGACGCCCTCCTGCTGGATCCCACATTGACGCAGGCCCATTACAATCTCGGCAGCGTGCACTACTCGCTGGGCCATCTACCCGCCGCGATCCAGTCCTATCGGCGGGCCTTGGAACTGCAGCCCAACTTTCCTGACGCCCGTTACCGGCTCGCGCTGGTCTTGAAGCTGACGAATCGCCATCAGGAGGCGGCCCAGTTCATGGAGGAGGCGGCGGCCGGCGGCATTCCGCAGGCGCAGTTCTTCACCGGCAATGCCTATCGCAACGGACAGGGTGTGGAGAAAAATCCCGCCAGGGCCATCAGCTGGTGGACCCGCGCGGTCGAATTCGGCCACCCACGGGCGGCGGAATCCCTCTCGCAACTGCGCCGCCAGGCCCTGTCACCGGAGCAGCCGGAGCGCCGACGGAAAGACGCGCTCGACGCCTTCAGGCAATATCGTGACTCTCTCTGGACAGACTATCCGAACGCGGCGCGACACGATCCGAATGACTCGCTGGGCATCGCCTTGCTCAAGACAAGCGAATCACCCGACAGCGTCACGGTCCTGCTGCACGAAGCCTTGGCGCTGAGCGAACCAGCGCAGGCCGAGTTGGCGCGCCTCTATGAGACCGGCCTCGACGGCCGCCTCACTCCATTCGACCCGCGCATCCTGGCCTGTTTTGAAACCACTGCGGCCGACGGCTTCCTGCCGGCCAAAAAAGCGCTGGCGCGCATCTACGGCATAGGCCTCGGCGTTTCAGCGGATGCACAAAAAGCCAAAGCGCTGCTGAAGGGCCTCCCGAAGCAAGACGCGAAACTCATCCTGGACGAAATCGCCGGACGATAG
- a CDS encoding sigma 54-interacting transcriptional regulator — MLDPARLWRQFLGSPWLQAGAMGSLATLLAFGLWAAAPATFATLDWSAYDLWLSRRAPIPVSPSLLIVTRDPASEAEFGTGPWDRAILARLLTSAHEAGALALGLDHRLDHASPAQRGGAASDALLLEALSSAAPVVMVHSADAALASDAALAAQLSVTAHPDHVARTVLASSPDDPSAVPAFGIALYDAFQKQVSPVRPRPSPIGAGSLLVNFAGNGTLASFPTVPLSAVWGAIEQHENARLTEWFNGKVVVFLPNQLTGGNWLLPTGHSVSGQIVHLHVLNMLLTDQRLCQVGATGRFLVTLLVASLAAWLLLQFRGAIHLLLAAAAIAVYAGSLGLLLVAAHLVLPLAMPVTAAALVLAGTTIWSHLTAHQRLLVVEQDMLRVQQEAAAVREALVLRETRADTLQEDLAAAKASITHSAGQQAELARSAETLRAQLADAQAAEEDARRTLAELEQQLHNLRAATSASSTIADVELDRCRDECRHLGIVTQDAGLLRLYRDLKKGAKSPLTVLLLGEPGTGKELFARAVHRLSPRTSKTFIAVNMAAISPELFESELFGHTKGSFTGATADRRGYFELANHGTIFLDEIGDLRLDHQSKLLRVLQEKSFYRVGATTPTTVDVRIVAATNRDLQRGVTEGWFREDLYFRLTGLVFRLPPLRERTGDVPLLAEIFLADIAGQMGKPVPQLSNEAMRALAAQEWKGNVRELRHCLEQAIALNDGPLLSKESLRLGSDNTPATGRPTQSPMLPDPASDAAVLNCLRQQGFDMQATANTLGWDRSTVTQRLKGLCFQALVETNGDQGKAASAIAGDPSHLRTVELKLMDYHSHLLSVIDPFKTADEAIADCKRRFKNLPDRHFKAVERLVRQHFTGNRRAFR; from the coding sequence ATGCTCGACCCTGCACGCCTCTGGCGACAATTTCTCGGCTCTCCCTGGCTCCAAGCCGGTGCCATGGGATCGCTCGCCACCCTTCTGGCCTTCGGGCTGTGGGCCGCTGCCCCGGCCACATTTGCGACCCTCGACTGGAGCGCCTACGATCTCTGGCTCAGCCGCCGCGCCCCCATCCCCGTCAGCCCCTCCCTCCTCATCGTCACGCGCGACCCTGCCAGCGAAGCGGAGTTCGGCACCGGCCCCTGGGACCGGGCCATCCTCGCCCGCCTGCTGACCAGCGCGCACGAAGCCGGAGCCCTGGCTCTCGGCCTTGACCATCGCCTCGACCATGCCAGCCCGGCTCAGCGCGGCGGAGCCGCGAGCGATGCCTTGCTGCTGGAAGCCCTCAGCAGCGCCGCCCCCGTGGTCATGGTGCACAGCGCTGACGCGGCCCTGGCGTCGGATGCCGCCCTGGCCGCCCAGCTCTCAGTCACGGCCCATCCCGATCATGTCGCACGCACTGTGCTGGCTTCGTCACCCGATGACCCATCAGCCGTCCCGGCTTTCGGCATAGCGCTCTACGATGCGTTTCAAAAACAGGTCTCGCCGGTACGCCCCCGTCCTTCCCCAATAGGGGCCGGATCGCTCTTGGTCAATTTTGCCGGCAACGGCACGCTCGCCTCCTTCCCGACTGTGCCACTGTCAGCCGTGTGGGGCGCGATCGAGCAGCACGAGAACGCCCGACTCACCGAGTGGTTCAACGGCAAGGTGGTCGTGTTTCTGCCGAACCAGCTCACGGGAGGCAACTGGCTCTTGCCCACAGGGCACAGCGTTAGCGGCCAGATCGTCCATCTCCATGTCTTGAACATGCTGCTGACCGATCAACGCCTCTGCCAAGTCGGCGCAACCGGCCGCTTCCTGGTGACGCTGCTTGTCGCCAGCCTGGCAGCCTGGCTCCTGCTGCAGTTTCGCGGGGCTATCCACCTGCTTCTTGCCGCGGCGGCCATCGCCGTCTATGCCGGCTCCCTGGGCCTCTTACTTGTGGCGGCCCATCTGGTGCTGCCCCTTGCCATGCCCGTCACAGCCGCCGCGCTCGTCCTCGCAGGGACAACCATCTGGAGCCACCTCACCGCGCACCAGCGGCTGCTGGTGGTGGAGCAAGACATGTTGCGGGTGCAACAAGAAGCCGCCGCCGTGCGCGAAGCCCTGGTCTTGCGTGAAACCCGCGCGGACACGCTGCAAGAAGATCTCGCCGCCGCCAAGGCCTCCATCACCCACTCCGCCGGACAGCAGGCAGAACTGGCCAGATCCGCCGAGACTCTTCGCGCCCAACTCGCCGACGCCCAAGCGGCGGAAGAAGACGCCCGCAGGACCTTGGCGGAACTTGAACAGCAGCTGCACAACCTGCGCGCCGCCACCAGCGCTTCCTCCACGATCGCAGATGTGGAACTCGATCGCTGCCGCGACGAATGCCGCCACCTGGGCATCGTGACTCAGGACGCCGGTCTCCTGCGCCTGTATCGGGATCTCAAGAAAGGGGCCAAGTCGCCGCTGACCGTGCTGCTGCTCGGCGAACCGGGCACCGGTAAAGAACTCTTCGCCCGTGCCGTGCACCGGCTGAGCCCCCGCACGAGCAAGACCTTCATCGCCGTCAACATGGCGGCCATTTCACCCGAGTTGTTTGAGAGCGAACTCTTCGGCCATACCAAGGGCAGTTTCACCGGCGCCACAGCGGACCGGCGCGGCTACTTCGAGCTGGCGAATCACGGCACGATCTTTTTGGATGAAATCGGCGACCTCCGGCTGGATCACCAGAGCAAGCTGCTGCGGGTGCTCCAGGAAAAGTCGTTCTACCGGGTCGGCGCGACCACCCCGACGACGGTGGACGTGCGCATCGTCGCCGCGACCAATCGCGATTTGCAGCGCGGCGTCACCGAAGGCTGGTTCCGCGAAGATTTGTATTTCAGACTCACCGGCCTCGTGTTCCGGCTCCCGCCGCTCCGCGAACGGACCGGCGATGTGCCGCTGCTGGCAGAGATCTTCCTCGCGGACATCGCCGGCCAGATGGGAAAGCCAGTCCCCCAATTATCGAATGAGGCCATGCGGGCGCTCGCCGCACAGGAATGGAAAGGCAACGTGCGGGAACTCCGCCATTGCCTGGAACAGGCCATCGCCTTGAACGACGGGCCGCTGCTCTCGAAAGAGTCCTTGCGCCTCGGCAGCGACAACACGCCCGCCACAGGCCGCCCCACACAGAGTCCGATGCTGCCCGATCCGGCCAGCGATGCGGCGGTGCTGAACTGCCTGCGGCAACAGGGGTTCGACATGCAAGCCACGGCCAACACCCTCGGCTGGGACCGCAGCACCGTGACGCAACGATTGAAGGGGCTCTGCTTCCAGGCGCTGGTCGAAACCAATGGGGACCAGGGGAAAGCAGCCAGCGCGATTGCAGGCGATCCAAGCCACCTGCGAACCGTCGAACTGAAGCTCATGGATTACCACAGCCACCTGCTGTCGGTGATCGACCCCTTCAAGACCGCCGACGAAGCCATCGCCGATTGCAAACGGCGCTTCAAGAACCTCCCCGACCGCCACTTCAAAGCGGTGGAGAGGCTGGTGCGGCAGCACTTCACGGGAAACAGACGGGCATTCCGTTAA
- a CDS encoding NUDIX domain-containing protein: MPIPDFIQSLRAKVGTELLQVPTAAVMAHDSQGRLLLVQDAKSGLWGLPSGIIDPHELPSDAAVRETWEEAGVFVELTDILGVFAGEHFSAVYDNGDQLAVVSTVFAARVIRGTPRGDDEETSDARFFSPAEIDSLPCARYFLVIRNAVSQTPSHAYFKPATWQPPVA, encoded by the coding sequence ATGCCCATTCCAGACTTCATTCAATCTCTTCGCGCCAAGGTCGGCACGGAGTTGCTGCAGGTTCCTACTGCGGCTGTCATGGCCCATGACAGCCAGGGCCGGCTCTTGCTCGTGCAGGATGCGAAGTCTGGATTATGGGGGCTGCCGAGCGGGATCATCGACCCGCATGAGTTGCCGTCAGATGCGGCGGTGCGGGAGACCTGGGAAGAGGCGGGGGTGTTCGTCGAGTTGACTGACATCCTTGGGGTTTTCGCGGGGGAGCACTTTTCTGCTGTCTACGACAATGGCGATCAGCTCGCCGTCGTCTCGACGGTCTTTGCAGCGCGGGTGATTCGTGGGACCCCTCGTGGTGATGACGAGGAGACCTCCGATGCGCGATTCTTCTCTCCCGCTGAAATCGACAGCCTGCCCTGTGCCCGCTATTTTCTCGTGATCCGCAACGCCGTCAGTCAGACCCCATCGCACGCCTACTTCAAGCCCGCCACCTGGCAGCCGCCTGTGGCCTAA